A region of the Methylomagnum ishizawai genome:
AATAATCCGCGAATATGACATGGTTTGGCAAAGTCGTCGGCGGAACCTTCGGCTTGTTCATGGGGGGGCCTCTGGGCGCGATCTTCGGTGCGGCGCTCGGGCATCAACTCGACCGCAAGACGGCGGAAGCCATCTTGTTGGAGTCCGACGCCAAACCGGGCGAGCGCCAACGCTTGCAGGTGGCGTTCCTCACCGCGACCTTCTCGGTCATGGGGCATATCGCCAAGGCCGACGGACGGGTGAACGAGGCCGAGATCGACTTCGCCCGCGCCATGATGAACCGTCTGGAACTGCCGGAGGAGACCCGCCGCGCCGCCATCCGCCTGTATGGCGAGGGCAAGCGGCCCGAGTTCGCGCTCGACGGCGTGCTGGACCAATTCCAGGCCGAATGCCAACAGCGCCACGCCTTGCTGCGCATGTTCGTCGAGATCCAACTGGAATCCGCCCTGGCCGACGGCGTCCTCAACGGCCCGGAGGAACGCCTGTTGCTGCGCCTGTGCGACCGGCTGCGGTTTTCCCGCTTCGAGTTCCATACGATGCGGGCGCGGATGGAAGCGGAGCGGCGTTTCGCCCGCCCCGGTGGCCGGGGCTACCAATGGGGGCGGCGCGAGGTGGCAGGAGGCCACGAGTTTTCCCTGGCCCAGGCCTACACGGCCTTGGGCGTCTCCCCCGCCGACAACGAGGACGCCATCAAACGCGCCTACCGGCGGCTGATGAGCCGCCACCATCCCGACAAGCGGGTGGCGCAGGGCGAGTCCGAATCCCAGGTGGCCCGCGCCAACGAAAAAACCCAGCAAATCCGCAAGGCCTACGAAACCATCGCCAAGGCCCGCAAGTTCTGAGAGAGGAGAATCCGCCCATGCCATCCTTCGACGTGGTATCCGAGGTCAATCTGCACGAGGTCGCCAACGCGGTGGACCAGGCCAACCGCGAGGTCGGCACCCGCTTCGATTTCAAGGGCACGGGTGCCCATTACGAGTTGAAGGAGGCGGTCGCCACCCTGCACGCCGAGAACGATTTCC
Encoded here:
- the djlA gene encoding co-chaperone DjlA; translated protein: MTWFGKVVGGTFGLFMGGPLGAIFGAALGHQLDRKTAEAILLESDAKPGERQRLQVAFLTATFSVMGHIAKADGRVNEAEIDFARAMMNRLELPEETRRAAIRLYGEGKRPEFALDGVLDQFQAECQQRHALLRMFVEIQLESALADGVLNGPEERLLLRLCDRLRFSRFEFHTMRARMEAERRFARPGGRGYQWGRREVAGGHEFSLAQAYTALGVSPADNEDAIKRAYRRLMSRHHPDKRVAQGESESQVARANEKTQQIRKAYETIAKARKF